The following is a genomic window from candidate division TA06 bacterium.
GGCCTCCCCCCAGGCGCAGCCGTAATAGGAAGCGGCCCATCTGGTCAGTTCCAGCAGGCCTTTGGTTATCACCGGCTCCTGATCCGGTGCTTCCAGTATGGGTTTGGTTTTATGGCTGGTGGTTTTGGATATGGCCACCACATAGCCCATCATCTCCCGGCTGCCCAGCGGGACCCGCACCCGCATCCCCGGGCACAGACGGCCCGCCAGTTCTTCGGGAACCTCATAGGTAAAGGGGCTGCTGCCCGGCAGGGGCAAAGCCACTTCGGCGTATGTTAAATTGGTACTTGACAAAATAATAAATTTAATTTATGCTTGGAGGCAATGTACAAATTATTCAAATATTTTTTAGCCCTGCTGCTGATAATGCCGGCCTGGGCCCGGGCCGACTTTGGGGACAACCCCGGCGAGTATTCCTTCCCCGCCGGAGTGGCCCTGGACGGCCAAGGGCACATTTATGTGACGGAGTTGGGAAACGACCGGATCCAAAAATTCAGCCCCGAGCTTGAGCCTCTGCAAAGCTGGGGCCGGTTTGGGCAGGACTCGGCTGATTTTGACGACCCGGTTTCGTTGACCGTTGCTCCGGACGGCGACCTCTACACGGTGGACAGCGGCAACCGCCGGATACTGGTGTTGAACCAGGAGGGCGGCCTTTTAGATCAGCTGCCCCTGCCCGACTCCTCCCGCTGCTACGGGATCGTCATCGCCGCCAACGGCAACATTTATCTCAGCGACCAATCACAAGATATTATTTACATTTTGAGCCCCGAAGGGCTGCTGTTGGAAACGTTGGGACAGCCAGGCAGCCAGCCCGGGCAGCTGCGCAAACCCCGGGGCTTGGTCATTGACGGCGAAGGCCGTCTTTATGTGGTTGACACCGGGAATAACCGGATCTGCGTCTTTTCGCCCCAAGGCAAATATCTTAACAGTTGGGGATCCTATGGCGAAAATGAAGGGGAGTTCGATTCGCCCTCCGGCATCGCCCTGAGTTCCAACGGGCAGATTTTTATCACCGATTCGGGCAACGACCGTTTTCAGGAATTTTCGCTGGATGGCGTTTTTCAAAGCACCGGCGGAAGCAGCGGCAGCGGTGAAGGCCAGTTTTATAACCCTCAAGGAATTACTTTGGATGAAAGCGGAAACCTGTACATCGTGGACTGCGACAACCACCGGATTCAGTTTTTCCCCGCCCAGTAGGCAGTTTCCGCCGAAAAAGACTTCCATTCGCAAACAAAGCAATGTTGTATTGCTCAGGACAAGTTTCCCCGCGCTTGCGCCCCGCCAAGGCGGGGAAAACAGTGAAGCCTTGATGGGGATTATACTTAAATTGCATTTATTTGTCAACCGATTAGCCCCTATTTACAAAAAAGCCGCCCAAAAATATTAGGGCGGCTTTAAAATGTGTGAGTGCGCTACCGAATGACTACCAGCTTTTGGGTAGCCGCGTACTCGCCGGCTTCAAGGCGGTAAATGTATACCCCGGCGCTTACTTTGTCGCCTTTTTCATCCCGGCAGTTCCATTGAACTTGATGATACCCTGCGGCTTTGTTGCCTTGGTCAACGGTTTTGACCAACTGCCCGGCGATGTTGTAAATGGGCATGGTGTAATTATTTTACTTGGCAGGACGAAAACCGTAGATGCCGTTGTAGGAGTGGCGGTAGTCCGGGGTGTTGTAGCCCCGGGCAGCAACGCGGCACCATTCAGCGCCATGAAACCAGCTGCCGCCGCCGCGGACCACGCGATAAGTACCCGTGGTTGGCCCGGTAGGATTAGTGTTTGCGCCAGGGTCGCTATAATATGCGCTATAATGCCAGTCGTTCACCCATTCCCATACGTTCCCGGCCATATCGTAAACTCCATATGGGCTTTGACCGGTGCTGAAAAAACCCACCGGTGAGCTATAGGTAAAGGTATCGGGTGTTACATTCTCACCGCTGTTGCATTTGCTTGCATCCCAGGTAGATCCCCAGGGCCAGTAGTTGGAAGAGTTCGTGCCCCGGGCCGCTTTTTCCCACTGGGCCTCGGTGGGCAAATGGCCCCCGGCCCAATTGCAGAAGGCATAGGCCTCGTACCAGCTTACCCCCACCACCGGGTGGCTGGGAAAGGCTGTGCCGCTGTTATAACTGCCGCTGGACCACCAAACGGGTTCGGTACTGGCGTTGCTGGTGCGCCAGTTCCAGCCGTCGGCCGTCCAATAGATGCTGTTGTTGTAACCTCCGTCGTCCATAAAGGCTTTATACTGGCTATTGGTTACCTCATATTTGCTTATCTGGTAAGCGTCAAGGTAAACGGTATGCTGGGGTTGTTCATCGGTCTTAGCATAGGGGTCGCCAGGCAGGCTGCCCATGGTAAAGTTTCCGGCAGGGATGGTTATCCATTCAATGGGTCGGGGTTCTGTTGTAAAGCACCACACCGGCCCAGCAGTTGCGCTGCTGTGGTTATCTTTGGCAACTATCTTCCAATAATATATTGTGCTGTTTTCCAGCCCGCTACAGACAATGCTGGCTGCGCTTTGGTTTGTGGATACAGCCGTTGTGGGAGGATTGGTGGTTCCAAAGTAAACGTCATATTTTAAAGTGTCCCCTTCATCCGGGTCGGTGCATGTCCAGCTTAATAT
Proteins encoded in this region:
- a CDS encoding NHL repeat-containing protein yields the protein MYKLFKYFLALLLIMPAWARADFGDNPGEYSFPAGVALDGQGHIYVTELGNDRIQKFSPELEPLQSWGRFGQDSADFDDPVSLTVAPDGDLYTVDSGNRRILVLNQEGGLLDQLPLPDSSRCYGIVIAANGNIYLSDQSQDIIYILSPEGLLLETLGQPGSQPGQLRKPRGLVIDGEGRLYVVDTGNNRICVFSPQGKYLNSWGSYGENEGEFDSPSGIALSSNGQIFITDSGNDRFQEFSLDGVFQSTGGSSGSGEGQFYNPQGITLDESGNLYIVDCDNHRIQFFPAQ
- a CDS encoding T9SS type A sorting domain-containing protein; the protein is MPIYNIAGQLVKTVDQGNKAAGYHQVQWNCRDEKGDKVSAGVYIYRLEAGEYAATQKLVVIR
- a CDS encoding SUMF1/EgtB/PvdO family nonheme iron enzyme — its product is MFKKLTLSCIGAVIIALLIVAGCSKKENPVAPAITGTITGVVTDTANGTAIAGVSITTNPATSSVTTDITGQYTITAVNAGTYTVTAVKTGYNSKNVTVAVTAGNTVTVNIALAVGAPGNNAPNAPGSPSPANNAINQSTSLILSWTCTDPDEGDTLKYDVYFGTTNPPTTAVSTNQSAASIVCSGLENSTIYYWKIVAKDNHSSATAGPVWCFTTEPRPIEWITIPAGNFTMGSLPGDPYAKTDEQPQHTVYLDAYQISKYEVTNSQYKAFMDDGGYNNSIYWTADGWNWRTSNASTEPVWWSSGSYNSGTAFPSHPVVGVSWYEAYAFCNWAGGHLPTEAQWEKAARGTNSSNYWPWGSTWDASKCNSGENVTPDTFTYSSPVGFFSTGQSPYGVYDMAGNVWEWVNDWHYSAYYSDPGANTNPTGPTTGTYRVVRGGGSWFHGAEWCRVAARGYNTPDYRHSYNGIYGFRPAK